A single Oncorhynchus tshawytscha isolate Ot180627B linkage group LG01, Otsh_v2.0, whole genome shotgun sequence DNA region contains:
- the LOC112260433 gene encoding overexpressed in colon carcinoma 1 protein — MGPAETSKDLTEEPSPDDEKRRNYGGVYVGLPSDMTTVAASQSKSTGKGL, encoded by the exons ATGG GACCTGCAGAAACTTCCAAAGATTT GACAGAAGAACCCTCACCAGACGATGAGAAAAGAAG GAACTATGGCGGGGTGTATGTAGGTCTGCCATCTGACATGACCACTGTGGCAGCCAGCCAGTCCAAGTCCACAGGAAAAG GACTGTAG